The sequence ATAAAAAAAATAAAAAAATATTTTCATACTAACAAAGAAAAATTTTTTAATCCAGAATCTATTAAACTAAAAATTCTTTGTTTAAAAAAACGAACACAATTCATTGATAAAAATAAAAAAAAAAAACTATATTATCACAATAATATAAATAAATATTTAACACAAAAAAAATATAATTACCATTTAATTCAAACTAATAACCTTCAACAAGCAATTCAAATGATACAAAGATTTTCAAATATAAAACAATCCATAAAAAATCAAAAACAAACCATAAAAAATAAAAAAACAAATTTTAATTGTATAAATATTGGGTGGATTGATCAAAAAAATATACCTACTTTTATCAAGAAATTTCAATTAAAAAAAAATGGCGAATATTCTGATATAATCTTTTATAAAAATAATTTTTTTATTTTTAAACTTCACTCTATTAAAAAACCTTACATTAAAAATATTTTATATGCAAAAAAATATATAAAAAAAAAATTAAAATTTAATAATATTATTTTTAAAAAAATGATCCTTAATAACCAATTAAATAAATTATTAAAAAATAAAAATCTAAAATTAGAAACAATATTCTCTAAAAACTGGAAAAAAACTCAAAAAACTCATCCTATTAATTATAAAAATATAACTTATTACTCTCATTCTAGTTATTTTAATCAATATCTTAAAAAAAATTTTTTTTATAAAAAAAATATAAATGTTAATCCATCTATAAAATTTTATATAAATAAGAATAAACACATATATCTTTCACAAATACATTCATATACTAGGAAAAGTTTACAAGATAAAAATATAATTTTTAAAAAGATTGTGCATTTATTTCAATGGAAAAAAATAAATGATAAAAATCACTTATATATAAAAAAATTTTTATTAACTAAAGAGAATAATAAAAAAAAATATTTAAATAAAAAACTTATTGATATTTATCCAACATTAACAATATCCAATCAAAATAATAAAGAAATTGTTAAAATTTTAAATAAATTACCTAAATTAAAAGATAATCGCTACATATATTTTTTGTTTCCTGCTTTAAAAGGGCAAAAACAACTTATTGTTTTAAAAAAAACATTTTTAAAAAAAATTAATAAACAAGAAAAATATATTATTGTTCAACAAATAAAACAACAACTTAAAATGAAAATTATTACAGAAATTTTAAAAAATTTATATAAAAAATCTAAATTAATATACAATTCTTAGAAAGAATATATTTAATAGGAAATTATTCAAAACAACTAAGTAACTATATTATTATATAATATATATTTTATACTTTAAATCATTGACCTAGTTGATTTCAAAAAAAATAAGGCAGCTCAATGGAACTATTAAAACAATTAAAATGGCATTTTAAACAAGAGTGGAAAAGATATACCGGGGCATTTTTTTTATTAATTACAGTAACATTATTACAACTATTTCCAGCTAAAATAATTGGATCAGTAGTTGATTTAATTTTAAATAATCAAGCATCTACTTATATAATCTTACAGCAAGTTTTAAAAATTATTTTAATATCTGCTACAATTTACATATTAAAAAATTTATGGAGAATCTTACTTTTTGGGGCATCATATAATTTAGCATCTGTACTAAGAATACAATTTTGCTCGGCTTTACTAGAGCAAGATACTACATTTTATTCAAAATATAAAAATGGAGATTTAATATCGAGAATATCAAATGATATTGATAGAGTAGTTTTTGCAACAGGAGAAGGTGTATTAACAATCATTGATTCAATTAGTCTAGGATGTTCTATATTTACCATGATGTGCATACAAACAAACTGGAAACTCGCCTTTTTTTCTTTATTTCCTATGCCTATTATGGCTATAATAATAAAAAAATATGGAAATAAATTATATGTAAATTTTCAGAAATCACAAAAATATTTTTCTTATTTAAATAATCAAGCTCAGGATAGTCTTGTTAACATACAAATGATCAAAAGTTTTAAACTAGAAAAAACAGAAATAGAAAAATTTGCTACAGCAGCTCAAAATGTAGAATTAAAAGATTTTGAAGTCTCTAAAATTAGCGCAAAATTCAATCCAATCATTTATGTTTCAATAGCCATCTCTAATTTATTTGCAATATTAGGTGGAAGTTGGTTGATTGTAAAAGAACAATTAACATTTGGGCAATTAACTAGTTTTATTTTATATTTAGGATCTATGGCATGGCCTATACTAGCATTTTCATGGATGTTTAATGTTTTAGAAAGAGGAAATGTTTCTTGGAAAAGAATTAATAAAATAAAAAAAAACATTGATAACAAAAAAAAAAATTCAGTTATTTTAAATGATCTTGAAAATTTTAATAATTTATATGTAAACATCAAGAAATTTATATATCCTACAAGAACAAAACAATCATTACAAAAAATAAAATTTATATTACAAAAAAATACTACATTAGGGATCTGCGGTCCAACTGGATCAGGGAAGACTACTATTATTCGATTACTACAAAAACATTTTGAACTATCATCAGGATATATCAAATATAATCAATATAATATAAAAAATATTTGTAAAAAAAAATGGAGAAATATTGCATCGGTAGTTAATCAAACACCATTCTTATTTTCAGACACTATATTAAATAATATTTCTTTTGGAAAAAAAGAAGTAACCATGAAAAAAATTATACAAGCAGCTAAATTAGCGTGTATTCATCATGAAATAAAAAAATTACAACACGGATACCTTACTCAAGTAGGTGAAAATGGAATTAAATTGTCAGGAGGTCAAAAACAAAGAATTACGATTGCTAGAGCTTTTTTTGTAACTGCTAAAATTTTAATTTTAGATGACCCTTTATCATCTGTGGACTATGAAACAGAATATAAAATTATAAATAATATATATAAATATACAAAAAAAAACCAAGCTACTATTATCATGACCACACATAGACTTTCAATATTAAAAAAATTTAATAATATTATTGTTCTAAAAAATGGAAAAATATTACAATCAGGGGGACATCAAAAATTATTATCTGAAAATAATTGGTATAAAAAAATGTATAATTATCAAAAATCTGAAAAATAAAAATATTTATTATCTAAAAAACTCTCATAAATACAGGAAAAATAATAATGGAAGAGAATAAATATTCTTCATGGAAGATAATAAAAAGACTATTATCTTATTATAATAAAAAAAAATATTTATTATTATCTTCATGTATATTAATTTTATTTAGCATAATTACTGAAATATCTAGTCCTATTATACTTAGTAATTTTATTGCAAATATTATAAAAAATCATACTGTTAAGTTAACATCTATCTTATATTTAGCTATTTCATTTATAACACTACAAATATCATCATCTCTGCTTTGCTATTTTTATACAATCCAATTTAATTCAATGTCAACTAATATTATCAAAAAAATAAGAATTAAAATTCTAACAATTGCATTACAACAACCAATGGAATTTTTTGATAAAAAACCTATCAGCTCAGTAATTACTAAAATTACAAATGATACTGAATCTATTAAAGAATTTTATGATACAATATTATCATCACTCATAAAAAATATTGTATTATTTAGCATGATTTTAATAACTATGTTTACTTTAGAATGGCATATGGCTTTAATTACTTCTATAATTACACCTATTTTAATCTTAATTATAAGAACACATAAATATCATAGTAAACCATCTATTCAAAAAATTAAATCATATGCATCACAGTTAAACACTAAAATTAATGAAATTATTAGTGGAATTACAGTAATTCAACAATTTAATCAAGAAAAAAAATTTATAAAAAAAATTGCAACTCTTAACAAAAAAATATACTTTCATAAAATGCAAATATTAAAAATAGACGGAATCTTATTAAGACCGTTATTAAATTTAATATCTGCTATTCTTTTATCTTGTATTGTGATGACATTAAAATTATTTCCTATCGTAACCTTAAAAATTAGTGTATTACACGCATTTATAAATTACTTAAGATATCTTAACGAACCTCTTGTTATAATAACTAATCAACAATCAATATTACAGCAAGTCATCGTTTCTTCTCAAAGAGTTTTTAAATTTATTGACCTTCCTATCCAAAAATACGGGGAAGATACCCAATTATTACAAAGTGGAGAAATAAAAATAAAAAATATATACTTTTCATATCCTAATACCAAAAAAAATATTTTAGAAAAAATAAACATTAATATTCCAGATAAAAGTTTTATCGCATTAGTTGGAAAAACTGGTAGTGGGAAAACTACATTATCAAATTTAATATCAGGATATTATAAAACTACTAAAGGAAAAATATATTTAGACAAAAAACCAATTAATACACTATCAAATAAAACATTACGTAAAAGTATCTCTATTGTCCAACAGGAACCTACAATTATATGTGATAGTCTTATTAAGAATATATCACTAGGTCGAAATATTAAAAAAAAAGATATTATTAAAGTGATAGATAAAAGTCAATTAAAAACACTTGTAAATACTTTACCTAAAGGATATAAATCTGTTTTAGGAAAAAACGGAGAAAGTTTATCTCAAGGACAAAAACAACTGATAGGAATTGCTAGAATACTAGTATCTAATCCTAAAATACTTATATTTGATGAAGCAACAGCTAGCATAGATTCAGAATCTGAACAAAAAATACAAAAAATATTATCTGAGATAAAAAAAAAATCTACAGTTATTGTTATTGCTCATAGATTATCTACCGTAATAGATGCAGATATGATTATTGTATTAAATAAAGGAAAAATAATTGAAAAAGGGAAACATAAAAAATTGTTAAAAAATAAAAATTTATACTACAAAATGTATAAAAATCAATTAAAAAATAAATAATTATCATCATTTTTATTTTAAATACAAAGTTATTTTATAACTTCTGTTAGAAGTATTAATAAAACCTATATCCTTTAATTTGGCTGCTTCCTTCCAGACCTGACCATTTTTTTAAATTAATAGAATTATTAATAACCTCTAACAGAATATAAATCAATAAAAATGAATTGATTATCAATCGATATATTAAACATCAATACTGAATATAAGTCAAGAAAAAATATACATTTTAATATCAAAAAATTTTATATTAATAATAACGGTAGGAAAAAATGATATATCAAATATTATCAAATAAATGGAGACCTCAAGAATTTAATCAAATTATAGGTCATAAATATCTTATAAAAATGATGGTTAATAGTCTTAATTTAAAACGTATTCATCAATCATGGCTATTATCAGGAATGCATGGAATTGGTAAAACTACCATAGCTCGAATATTAGCTAAAAGCTTAAATTGCAAAAAAGATATCACGTCACAACCATGTAGAACATGCGCTAACTGCAAAGCAATAGAAAAAGGAAAATTTTTAGATTTCATAGAATTAGATGCAGCATCAAAAACAAGAATTGAAGATATAAAAATAATATTAGACTCAACTCAATATCCTCCAATACAAGGAAGATTTAAAATTTACTTAATTGACGAAATACATATGTTATCAAAACATAGTTTTAATGCTTTGTTAAAAATTCTAGAAGAGCCACCAAAATATATTAAATTTATTTTAGCTACCACCCACTTAAAAAAAATACCAAGAACTATACTATCAAGGTGTTTACATGTACACCTATCTTCTATTGAACCAACATGTATATCAAATTATTTAGAACAGATATTAAAAAAAGAAAATATTGATATAAAAAAAGAAATTTTAAATATAATTTCTTATTCTTCTGAAGGGAGTATTAGAAATGCTATAAACAACTTAGAGCTTATTATTTCTTCAATAAAAAAAAAAAAAATAAAAACTAGTTATGTAAATAAATTATTAGGAATTTTTGATAAACATAGTATTTTTATACTAGCTCAAAATATTATTAAAAATAATATCCATAGTGTACTTAAAATACTAGACTATGCTGAAAAAATAGGAGTTCAATGCAATAATATTATATCATCATTAATTATATTCTTTCATAACTTATCTATAATTAAAATTACTACATTAAAAGAAAACAATCTAATAAATGAAAAATCTAAATATAAACAAAAAATTTATATTTTATCTAAAAAAATTCTCTTTCAAGATATACAAAATTATTGTAAAATTCTTATCAGAGGAAAAAAATACCTGAAGTATGCTCCTAGTCCTCGAATTGGAATGGAAATAATATTATTTCAAATATATCAATATACAAATGAAAAATATCATGTTTCATAAAATTAAATTAATTAAAATAAATAAATATATTTATATATAAATAAAAAAATATATTATACTAATAATATCAAACATAAAAAATTTTAAAAAATTTTGCTTAATAAAAAAGAAAAAAAAATGTATACTAATGAAAAAATCAGTGATTTTATGAAACAAGCACAAAAAATGCAACAAAAAATGGAAAAAATAAAAAAAGAAATTAATGCAACAGAAATTAAAGGAACATCTGGAGCAGGTTTAGTAACAGTAACCATGCTAGGAAATTATTATTGTAAGTGTATAACAATACATAATGAAGCTTGGAATGAAAAAAATAAAATATTCCTACAAGATTTAGTTGTCTCGGCTGTTAATAATGCTGTAGAAAAAATTATCATATTACAAAAAAAAAAATTATCACTAGAATCTAGTATTCTAGATGAATCCAATCAATAATATATCACATAAAATATTATAAAATACTACATATCTAATTTATAAAAAAATCCAAAATTTATAATAAAAAAAATAAAAATAATATTTTAATAGAGAAATCTAATATGGAAAATAAAAAAACTTTTTCGTTTCAATCCGAAATTAAAGAATTACTACACTTGATGATTCATTCTCTATATTCTAATAAAGAAATTTTTTTAAGAGAATTAATATCTAATGCATCTGATGCTATAGAAAAAATTAGATTTGAAAAACTATATCATCCAAACAAATATCAAAAAAATACAGATATACCTAAAATAAAAATTTCTATTAAAAAAACAGAAAATAAAATTATTATTTCTGATAACGGAATAGGCATGACTCATGAAGAAGTTATAAAAAACTTAGGAACTATTGCTAAATCTGGAACAAAATCATTTTTAAATAAAATTAATAAAATAGAAAATAAAGAAAAAAATGATTTTATTGGCCAATTTGGTGTAGGATTTTATTCTTCTTTTATAGTGGCTGATAGTGTATCTGTATACACTAAACATGCATCTAATGATGGAGATGAGGGGACTCTTTGGATTTCAAATGGAGAAGGAGATTATACTGTAGAATCTACAACTATAAAAAAACACGGGACTAAAATAATTTTATTTTTAAAAAAAAATGAAAAAGAATTTTTAGAAAACTGGAAAATTAAACAAATTATAAAAAAATATTCAGATCATATTCCAGTTCCAGTAGAATTAGAAAATTATGACGAAAAAACAAAAACTCTTACCTGGGAAAAAATCAATGAAGCACAAGCTATATGGACAAAAAATAAAAATGAAATTTCAAAAGAATCTTATCAAAAATTTTATACATATATAACAAATGATTCTGAAAAACCATTAACATGGAGTCATAATAAAGTTGAAGGAAAGCAAGAATACATTAATATTTTATATATTCCTAAAAAAGCAGCGTGGGATATGTGGCATAAAGAGAATAAACATGGATTAAAATTATATGTAAAACATGTTTATGTTATGGATAAGGCAACACAATTTCTTCCAAACTACTTACGCTTCGTAAAAGGAATTATCGATTCTCAAGATCTTCCTCTTAATATATCTAGAGAAATATTACAAGACAGTTCGGTTACTAATATTTTACGTAAATCATTAACCAAGAAAGTTTTAGGTATGCTGAATTCGCTAAAAAATGAAAATAAGAAAAAATATCAAAAATTTTGGGATACATTTGGTTTAGTTTTAAAAGAAGGATTAGCTGAAGACTCATCTAATCAAAAAGTAATCGCTAATTTATTGAAATTTGCATCTATAAAAACTAAAAAAAAACAACAAATATTATCTTTAAATAAATATATTAGTAATATGACACCGGAACAAAAGAAAATTTATTTTCTTACATCAGATAGCTATAAATCCGGTTTAAGTAGCCCTCATCTAGAAATATTTAAAGAAAAAAATATTGATGTACTTATATTATCAGATAGAATAGATGAATGGATGATGAATTACTTAACTGAATTTAATAATATAAAATTTCAGTCAGTCAGTAAATCAGATAGCTCAATTGAAAAATTAACTTCCGAAAAAAATAATAATATTGATATCAATCAGTTTGATAATTTTATTAAAAAAATAAAAAAAATATTAGATAAAAAAATTAAAGATGTACGTATTACATATCGATTAAAAAATACACCATCTATAGTATTGACAGATACCAATGATATGAGTACACAGATGGCAAAAATTTTTAGCGCTGCTGGGCAACCTGTACCTAAAATAAAATACATATTAGAAATTAATCCCAATCACCCTTTAATCCAAAAAATAAAAAAAGTAGAAAATCAAGAAGAATTTTCTAATTGGATAGATGTATTATTTTTACAATCAGTTTTAGCAGAAAAAGGAAGTTTAGATAATCCAAATATATTTATTGAAAAAATTAATAATCTATTTTTATCATAAAATTTATATATTACTTTTTTTAAAAAAAAAATTTATATAGAAAATCATTTTTTAAAGGAAATTATAATGATACGTATTATTATGCTAGGAGCCCCTGGAAGCGGAAAAGGTACTCAGGCAAATTTGTTGTCAAAATACTTAAAAATACCCTTTATATCTGCTGGAGAAATATTACGTCAAGAAATAAAAAAAAATGAACTAACAAAAAACTATATAAAAAATACCATTAACCAAGGAAAATTAGTAAAAAATAATTTTATTATTAGATTAATTAAAAAAAACATTCAAGAAAAAAACTGCTATAATGGTTTTATATTAGATGGATTTCCAAGAACTATTGAACAAGCTCAATCTTTAAATAAAACGATTCCAATACACTGTGTTATACATCTAAATAGTAAGTATTTAGATATAATAGAAAGAATTGAGGGTAGATTAATACATGAACCTTCAGGGAGAACGTATCATAAAACTTTTAATCCACCAAAAAAAAATAATATAGATGATATAACAGGTGACTTATTAAGTAAAAGAAAAGATGATAAAAAGAGAATCATTAAAAATAGATTGAAAGAATATGATATATATACCAAACCACTAGTTAACTGGTTCAAAAATGAACAAATTCAAAAAAAAATAGAATATCTAGAATTAGATTCTAGTAAATCCATTAACAGAATTAATAAAAAAATAATTGATTACATCAATAGAAAAATAAAATAAAAAATTTTTGCGCTCTACAGGACTCGAACCTGTAACCTACAGCTTAGAAGGCTGTTGCTCTATCCAAATTAAGCTAAGAGCGCGAAAAGATTTATACACTAGCTTAACTTAAAAGCCAGTATTCTTTATTATACGTAATACATTATAAAAGATCAATCAATCTATCTATAAATATGCATTTATATATATAAAAATATCAATCCATATTATATTATGCTTGGAAATTAAAAATAATATTATTAGGTAACAGAAATCATGGAAACAAAAATCTTAGATGGAATAAAAATTTCCAATAAAATAATAAAAAAAATAAAAAAGAAAATAGACAAAAGAAAAAAAAACAAAAAAAAAATTCCTAGCTTAGCCATGATTATTATAGGAAACAATCCAGCTTCTCTGACATATGTACTTAAAAAAAGAGAAGCTTGCAATTTAGTAGGATTTTTTTCAGTATACTGGAATCTTCCAATCAATATCAGTGAAAAAAACTTATTAAAATTAATAAACCAATTAAACTATAATAAACATATCGATGGAATATTGATACAATTACCGTTACCTAAAAATATTAGCTATATAAATATTGTAAATAATATTGATCCTAATAAAGATGTAGATGGATTTCATCCATATAATATTGGATCTTTATATCAATGTAATTCAAAATTTCGATCATGTACACCAAAAGGAATTATGACCTTGCTTAAAAATTATAAAATAAATATATCTGGTTTACATGCAGTAATCATAGGATCATCAAACATAGTCGGGAAACCTATGTGTTTAGAGCTAATTTTAGCTGGCTGTACTACTACACTAACTAATAAATTAACTATCAATTTAAAAAATCATGTTCAAAGGGCAGACTTAATAATTATAGCCGTTGGTCAACCAAACTTTTTATATGGAGACTGGGTAAAAGAAGGAGCCATTGTAATAGATGTAGGAATTAATTATATTAATCAAAATAAAAAAATAGTTGGAGACGTACATTTTGATTCAGTGTCACTTAAAGCATCTTATATCACCCCAGTTCCAGGTGGAATAGGTCCTATGACCATAGCATCGTTGCTCCAAAATTCACTAAAAGCATGCAAAAATTTTAAAAATGATTGATTAAAAAATTTTATTTATTAATTTATTGATTTATTTATCTGTATCTATATACAGATTTATTTAAATGATCTTCAACAATAATTCCTAACTCTAATAACTTAATTCTAATTATATCCGATAAATGCCATTTTTTTTCAAAACGATAATTATTACGCATTTTTATTAAATTTCTAATAATATAAGAATGTTTTATAAAAACTTGATCTAATTTAAATAAAAATTCTTTTGGTTTATGAGTAAATAAACCTAAAATATTACCTAAAAAAATCAAATCAGATGCTAAAATATTAGCTAAATAAAAATTATTTTTTTTAATTTTATTGATATATTTAGATAATTTTCGCAAAACTGAACATGCGACAGGTGTATTGAAATCATTATTCATAGCTTGAAAAAATTGATTTTTAAAATCATCTCTAACTTGTATCCTTCTCAAAGATCGATACGATAAGTTAATAGAACATCCTAAAAGGGACATATAAATCTTTATTAAAATATTCTGAGATTTAATAAGATTTTTTTCAGAATATTCTAATGGATGCCTATAATGTGAAGACAAAAAATAATACCTAATAACTTCAGAATCATATTTTTCTAATAAATTTCGTATCGAGATAGTATTTAATAAAGATTTTGACATTTTTTGTTTATCTAAAACTACCATACCTACATGTATCCAAAATTGTACAGAAAAATTTCTATTCATGCATGTCGATTGAGCTATTTCATTTTCATGATGAGGAAATAATAAATCAATTCCACCTCCATGAATATCTACCGTATTATGAAAATATTTATTGATTATCGAGGAACACTCTATATGCCAACCAGGCCTTCCAAATCCCCAGGGGGAATTCCATAAAGAATCAGAATTATTTTTAATATTGTTATTATACTTCCATAATACAAAATCATCAGATAACCTGTAATCCTTTCCAGCAGAAAAAGAGTCGTAATGAGAAAAATTTCTATATTTACGGTGAGACAGTAATCCATAATTTTTATAACGTAAAATAGAAAAGAGTATGTCTCGATTATCCGAGATATATGCATGTTTATTTTTCAACAAAAGATCAACATTTTTTATAATTTCTTGCATACATTCAGTAACTCTGGGTTCTTCATTAGGAAGAATTAAATTTAAACGTAAAAAATCTTTATTCATATACTTAATCATGCGTTGAGACAAAATAAAAGCCGGTTCTTGATTTTTACGAGCAGTATTTATAATTTTATCATCAATATCAGTAATATTCCTAACATAATTTGTTCGATACCCTAAATGCTGTAGATAACGTACAATTATATCAAATATGAGAAAAGTTCGAGCATGCCCAATATGGCAAATATCATATGTCGTCACGCCACATACATAAATATTTATTTTTTTTTTAGATAACGGTAAAAATAGTTCTTTTTTTTTAGTAAATGTATTAAATATTTTTAACATAGTTATACTCATAACAATACAACCAAAAATATACTATATATAGTAGAATTTTTTTCACTCTAATTCCAATAAAATATTATCATAAAAATTTATATTTTTAAAAAAATAAAACAAAAAAAATAACAAATTATTAATAATAATAACCAAAAAAATAATTAAAATTAATATATTATTTTATTTCAATTCAAAATGAAATATAATATTGTGATAATAAAAATATTAATTTAATTAAATATTAAAAACAATAGTAAAAAAAGATAATTAAAAAAGGAGAGTTTAGAATGGAAAAAAAACTAGAAAAAATTCTCAAATTTCCTTGTACATTTACGTACAAAGTAATCGGTTTGGCTCAACCCGAACTAACTAATAATATTATCAAAATAATACAACATCATATACCGGGAGATTATGCACCTCAAATAAAATCAAGTAATAAAGGAACATATTTATCAATATCTATAACGATTTGTGCGAAAAATTTCAAACAAATAAAAAATTTGTATAATGAATTAAGTAAGATTCATTTAGTTAGAATGGTTTTATAAAAATATTTTGCGATGCGGTATTATTAAATACCTCCGCACCGCAAAAGAACTACCGCTGTTATAAAAAATATAGAATATTTTAATAAATATTAAATACTTACAACATTAGCAGCTGACGGGCCTTTTGCGCCTTCGGTAATTTCGAATTCAACACTCTGACCTTCCGCCAAAGTTTTAAATCCGTTGCTTTGGATAGCAGAAAAATGAACAAAAACATCTTTGCTTCCATCTTCTGGAGTAATGAAACCAAACCCTTTAGATTCATTAAACCATTTTACATTACCTTTAATCTTGGACATCTATATATTACCTTAGAGTGAAAATATAAACTAAAAATTATATCTAGAATCAATATTAAATTCATAAAAATGTACTTATTTTAAGAATAAATTAATTCTAAAAATAGCAATTTATTAAAATTAACATAATTATTAATTAATATAAATTTAAAAGAAA comes from Buchnera aphidicola (Cinara strobi) and encodes:
- the htpG gene encoding molecular chaperone HtpG, yielding MENKKTFSFQSEIKELLHLMIHSLYSNKEIFLRELISNASDAIEKIRFEKLYHPNKYQKNTDIPKIKISIKKTENKIIISDNGIGMTHEEVIKNLGTIAKSGTKSFLNKINKIENKEKNDFIGQFGVGFYSSFIVADSVSVYTKHASNDGDEGTLWISNGEGDYTVESTTIKKHGTKIILFLKKNEKEFLENWKIKQIIKKYSDHIPVPVELENYDEKTKTLTWEKINEAQAIWTKNKNEISKESYQKFYTYITNDSEKPLTWSHNKVEGKQEYINILYIPKKAAWDMWHKENKHGLKLYVKHVYVMDKATQFLPNYLRFVKGIIDSQDLPLNISREILQDSSVTNILRKSLTKKVLGMLNSLKNENKKKYQKFWDTFGLVLKEGLAEDSSNQKVIANLLKFASIKTKKKQQILSLNKYISNMTPEQKKIYFLTSDSYKSGLSSPHLEIFKEKNIDVLILSDRIDEWMMNYLTEFNNIKFQSVSKSDSSIEKLTSEKNNNIDINQFDNFIKKIKKILDKKIKDVRITYRLKNTPSIVLTDTNDMSTQMAKIFSAAGQPVPKIKYILEINPNHPLIQKIKKVENQEEFSNWIDVLFLQSVLAEKGSLDNPNIFIEKINNLFLS
- a CDS encoding adenylate kinase family protein yields the protein MIRIIMLGAPGSGKGTQANLLSKYLKIPFISAGEILRQEIKKNELTKNYIKNTINQGKLVKNNFIIRLIKKNIQEKNCYNGFILDGFPRTIEQAQSLNKTIPIHCVIHLNSKYLDIIERIEGRLIHEPSGRTYHKTFNPPKKNNIDDITGDLLSKRKDDKKRIIKNRLKEYDIYTKPLVNWFKNEQIQKKIEYLELDSSKSINRINKKIIDYINRKIK
- the folD gene encoding bifunctional methylenetetrahydrofolate dehydrogenase/methenyltetrahydrofolate cyclohydrolase FolD; this encodes METKILDGIKISNKIIKKIKKKIDKRKKNKKKIPSLAMIIIGNNPASLTYVLKKREACNLVGFFSVYWNLPINISEKNLLKLINQLNYNKHIDGILIQLPLPKNISYINIVNNIDPNKDVDGFHPYNIGSLYQCNSKFRSCTPKGIMTLLKNYKINISGLHAVIIGSSNIVGKPMCLELILAGCTTTLTNKLTINLKNHVQRADLIIIAVGQPNFLYGDWVKEGAIVIDVGINYINQNKKIVGDVHFDSVSLKASYITPVPGGIGPMTIASLLQNSLKACKNFKND
- the cysS gene encoding cysteine--tRNA ligase, translated to MLKIFNTFTKKKELFLPLSKKKINIYVCGVTTYDICHIGHARTFLIFDIIVRYLQHLGYRTNYVRNITDIDDKIINTARKNQEPAFILSQRMIKYMNKDFLRLNLILPNEEPRVTECMQEIIKNVDLLLKNKHAYISDNRDILFSILRYKNYGLLSHRKYRNFSHYDSFSAGKDYRLSDDFVLWKYNNNIKNNSDSLWNSPWGFGRPGWHIECSSIINKYFHNTVDIHGGGIDLLFPHHENEIAQSTCMNRNFSVQFWIHVGMVVLDKQKMSKSLLNTISIRNLLEKYDSEVIRYYFLSSHYRHPLEYSEKNLIKSQNILIKIYMSLLGCSINLSYRSLRRIQVRDDFKNQFFQAMNNDFNTPVACSVLRKLSKYINKIKKNNFYLANILASDLIFLGNILGLFTHKPKEFLFKLDQVFIKHSYIIRNLIKMRNNYRFEKKWHLSDIIRIKLLELGIIVEDHLNKSVYRYR
- the ybeD gene encoding DUF493 family protein YbeD, yielding MEKKLEKILKFPCTFTYKVIGLAQPELTNNIIKIIQHHIPGDYAPQIKSSNKGTYLSISITICAKNFKQIKNLYNELSKIHLVRMVL
- the cspE gene encoding transcription antiterminator/RNA stability regulator CspE; amino-acid sequence: MSKIKGNVKWFNESKGFGFITPEDGSKDVFVHFSAIQSNGFKTLAEGQSVEFEITEGAKGPSAANVVSI